One genomic region from Bactrocera tryoni isolate S06 chromosome 3, CSIRO_BtryS06_freeze2, whole genome shotgun sequence encodes:
- the LOC120771667 gene encoding uncharacterized protein LOC120771667, translating into MSSLFNSFSKFSSKRENAIKEALINTLVENSREIQYEVQQRGCESLEVCESTSTLCTTLEAIFLHGLKDSLLWNTINVIAGDEERRPEPSFWAPLLIFMHKQVIEQVQTLSQITSEIGQCRAWIRLSLNESLFSAYLNNMRKGNSSLSPYYKKFALLKDSDGLEMAAKTMEGIEAIVQFNLPVNSSLLNYWPDYALQLSGLWTPPLKSCPISSGVDIADTLGVEDAEVAEAVVMLPTPRPISTNEAFSQKIENLPTLQSPNAAEIAAQRESVDLLLKAVDEMQMISEESTEEAANQSQTGDKNAQEDNDYVLKGHNSKKKRKKSKELAEARIRDYITGESGYKTEPTTPTTPGNSLQNLMHTSWSGDESSVSELTTPTLERPLYRRASSNASTLSYNTLLGKHEREKLQIQIKNNALTVERTCVTHADGEVATEQEAENNGSDSNDSRLTLDFEVVPNSKLDRMNVSEIQEMLEQMYKLARQPGLDAQGFLCKSCQHPLGIGYTNFQVCGFSGNYFCDNCMDMEQLMIPAKIIYNWDFRKYAVSKRAAVFLTEFRNQPVIDLELLNPDIYNASDAMADLQSLRIRLNFLRAYLYTCEPKSIQLLQLQFYGREYLYEHIHLYSVSDLHLILRGTLYQQLQKAYKIGEAHVLKCPLCSVKGFICEICKSSRVLYPFHIETTYRCEICGAVFHAQCLNDQQPCPKCERRRKREELDLEEANFAGNAENLSASTTQITVNVEEVGEVQETQ; encoded by the exons ATGAGTTCTTTGTTCAACAGTTTTAGCAAATTTTCTAGTAAACGCGAAAATGCTATTAAAGAAGCGCTTATAAATACGCTCGTAGAAAATTCACGTGAAATACAATATGAAGTGCAGCAGCGGGGCTGTG AGAGTTTGGAGGTATGCGAATCCACCAGCACGCTATGCACGACCCTAGAAGCAATTTTTCTGCATGGCCTTAAGGATTCATTACTTTGGAATACAATAAATGTGATAGCAGGAGATGAAGAACGACGGCCAGAGCCCAGTTTTTGGGCACCTTTATTGATATTTATGCACAAACAAGTTATCGAGCAG GTGCAAACGCTTTCTCAAATCACTAGCGAAATTGGTCAGTGTCGCGCTTGGATACGCCTTTCACTTAACGAATCTCTTTTTTCCGCTTACCTAAATAACATGCGCAAAGGCAATTCATCGCTAAGTCCCTATTATAAAAAGTTTGCATTGCTCAAGGATAGTGATGGTCTGGAAATGGCTGCGAAGACCATGGAAGGCATCGAAGCAATTGTACAATTTAATCTGCCAGTGAATTCCAGTTTGCTCAACTATTGGCCCGATTATGCGTTGCAATTGTCTGGGCTATGGACACCACCGTTGAAATCATGTCCG ATAAGTAGTGGCGTTGATATCGCCGACACACTTGGTGTTGAAGATGCTGAGGTAGCTGAAGCCGTTGTAATGTTGCCCACGCCACGTCCGATAAGCACGAATGAAGCTTTCTCGCAAAAGATTGAGAATTTACCCACTCTACAATCTCCAAACGCTGCAGAAATCGCCGCACAACGCGAAAGTGTCGACTTACTCTTAAAAGCAGTCGATGAAATGCAAATGATAAGCGAAGAGAGTACAGAAGAAGCCGCTAACCAAAGTCAAACAGGCGACAAAAATGCGCAAGAAGATAATGACTATGTATTAAAAGGCCACAACTCAAAGAAGAAACGCAAAAAGTCAAAGGAACTCGCGGAAGCGCGCATACGCGACTACATAACCGGTGAATCAGGCTATAAAACTGAACCAACAACGCCCACAACTCCTGGTAACTCGCTACAGAATTTAATGCACACATCGTGGTCGGGCGACGAATCTTCTGTGTCCGAATTGACCACACCTACCTTGGAGCGACCCTTATATAGACGTGCTTCAAGTAATGCCAGTACGCTCAGCTACAATACTTTGTTGGGCAAACATGAACGCGAGAAGCTACagatacaaataaaaaacaatgctTTGACTGTAGAGCGCACGTGTGTGACTCATGCGGATGGTGAGGTTGCAACGGAGCAGGAGGCTGAGAACAATGGCAGCGATTCAAATGATAGTCGT TTGACCTTGGACTTCGAGGTGGTGCCTAATTCTAAGCTAGATCGCATGAATGTGAGCGAAATACAAGAAATGCTGGAACAGATGTACAAGCTGGCGCGGCAACCCGGTTTGGATGCTCAAGGATTTCTCTGCAAATCATGCCAACACCCCTTGGGCATTGGTTACACGAACTTTCA AGTTTGCGGATTCAGTGGCAATTACTTTTGTGATAACTGCATGGATATGGAGCAGTTGATGATACCAGCAAAAATCATTTACAATTGGGACTTTCGAAAGTATGCGGTATCGAAGCGCGCTGCAGTTTTCTTAACCGAGTTCCGTAATCAGCCGGTTATTGATTTGGAA cTTTTGAACCCGGACATTTATAACGCCTCCGATGCCATGGCCGACCTGCAATCTTTACGAATACGTTTGAATTTCCTACGCGCCTACCTATACACCTGTGAGCCGAAAAGTATACAACTATTGCAATTGCAATTCTATGGACGCGAATATCTCTACGagcacatacatttatattccGTTAGCGATTTGCATTTAATATTGCGTGGCACACTCTATCAACAGCTCCAAAAGGCATACAAAATCGGCGAGGCGCATGTATTGAAGTGTCCTTTGTGCAGCGTCAAAGGTTTCATTTGTGAAATTTGCAAGAGTTCACGTGTGCTGTATCCATTTCACATTGAAACAACATACAGG TGCGAAATTTGTGGCGCCGTTTTTCACGCACAATGTCTCAACGATCAACAGCCATGCCCGAAATGCGAACGCAGGCGTAAAAGAGAGGAGTTGGATTTAGAAGAAGCAAATTTTGCAGGAAATGCGGAGAATTTGTCTGCATCAACAACTCAAATCACTGTAAACGTAGAAGAAGTGGGTGAAGTGCAGGAAACGCAATAG
- the LOC120771300 gene encoding D-aspartate oxidase, giving the protein MRIAVIGGGVSGICSAVQILEYLKSIGVPVEVTVLSETFSPNTTGDGSAGLWDPFLLGGTPTARVYRWSKHMHDFLEQIWLSEDAGEAGVCLIPCLRVTTTKMENDVFWKDIVYGCRQLTHNQLAALNIGRTKKFTEGMHFITYTSEPIKLLPYLMKRFEANGGKIVQQKIVNLEEFITNSGYDAIINCTGLGSREYVRDNGMFPIRGQVSRVKASWLYCALLDESDDGNYIIPNCDTVVLGGTHQENDGNTKVCPNDKAFIVNGCRKILPALEHAQHLYDWVGLRPGREALRLEAEKGGKKIVIHNYGHGGSGVTLAWGCAEDVLQLLKEELQARKLVKSKL; this is encoded by the exons ATGCGCATCGCGGTTATTGGTGGCGGCGTAAGCGGCATCTGTTCGGCCGTGCAAATCTTGGAGTATTTGAAATCCATCGGCGTACCCGTGGAAGTAACAGTGCTCTCTGAGACTTTCTCGCCGAATACTACCGGCGATGGGTCAGCTGGTCTGTGGGATCCTTTTTTGTTGGGCGGCACGCCCACAGCGCGAGTATA TCGCTGGTCAAAACACATGCACGACTTTCTCGAGCAAATCTGGTTGTCTGAGGATGCTGGTGAGGCAGGTGTCTGCCTGATACCATGCCTAAGGGTAACAACAACCAAAATGGAAAATGATGTTTTCTGGAAGGATATTGTTTATGGCTGTCGTCAGCTTACACACAACCAATTGGCTGCGCTTAATATAGggagaacaaaaaaatttac CGAAGGCATGCACTTTATTACATACACCTCGGAGCCGATTAAGCTGCTACCTTACTTAATGAAGCGTTTTGAAGCGAATGGCGGCAAAATTGTACAACAAAAGATCGTCAATTTGGAGGAGTTCATCACGAATTCGGGTTACGATGCCATTATTAATTGCACGGGACTGGGTTCGCGTGAGTATGTAAGAGATAACGGTATGTTTCCGATACGTGGACAAGTTTCGCGCGTCAAGGCGAGTTGGTTGTATTGTGCGCTGCTGGATGAGAGCGACGATGGCAATTATATTATACCAAA CTGTGATACGGTCGTTTTGGGTGGCACTCATCAGGAAAACGACGGCAACACAAAAGTATGTCCGAATGACAAGGCATTCATCGTGAACGGTTGTCGTAAAATTTTGCCTGCTCTGGAGCATGCGCAACATTTATACGATTGGGTGGGGCTAAGACCCGGACGCGAAGCGCTGCGTTTAGAGGCAGAGAAAGGAG gcaaaaaaatcgtCATACACAATTATGGGCACGGCGGCAGCGGCGTCACCTTGGCTTGGGGCTGCGCTGAAGACGTGCTGCAGTTGCTGAAAGAGGAATTGCAAGCGCGCAAGCTTGTCAAAtcgaaattgtga